One window of the Manihot esculenta cultivar AM560-2 chromosome 14, M.esculenta_v8, whole genome shotgun sequence genome contains the following:
- the LOC110599823 gene encoding uncharacterized protein LOC110599823 isoform X3 produces MVSTRRSGSLSGNNNIKRSSSSEDKPPSPKRQKGENGGTAEKPMPAAENSKDLCPPAAADPAECGPGDVPIAGDAAGEGVSSGKGEVAPAVALVTPIAEGSTPLVVDKPRSSFSSWSLYQKQNAAFEASTPWCKLLSQSAQNPNVVICTSSFTIGSNKNCNFPLKDQSGILCKIKHTQREGSAVAVLESTGSKGSVQVNGEVVKKNTSRTLHSGDEVVFGLMGNHAYIFQQVITDVAVKGAEVQSSLGKLLQLERRSGDPSAVAGASILASLSSLRQDISRFKSPGQNTGKLHQGTEVPAQSVVHDGTEVEVDGLEINSTPNAGSDKAADVGAVGKNLPHDRNQDSGTEAGNVLEERNEWARDSQLASTSGMSLRCAVFKEDIRAGILDGKKIEVSFDDFPYYLSENTKNVLIAASFIHLRHKEHVKYTAELTTINPRILLSGPAGSEIYQEMLAKALANYFGAKLLIFDSHSFLGGLSSKEAEFLKDGFNAEKSCICTKQSPMIADSLKSVNPSGLEADTPSSSNAPSTFGQGSQPKMDIDAVPSSSGTSRNLLFKIGDRVRYISGGLYPSASSSRGPPNGIRGKVVLVFEDNPLSKIGVRFDKPVTDGVDLGGLCEGGHGYFCNVTDLRLDNVEDLDKLLINTLFEAVHNESRNYPFILFMKDAEKSIAGNPDTCSTFKSKLEKLPDNVVAIASHTQTDNRKEKSHPGGLLFTKFGSNQTALLDLAFPDSFGRLHDRGKEVPKATKVLTKLFPNKVVIHMPQDEVLLASWKHQLDRDVETLKMKGNLNHLRAVLSRSGMECEGLETLCIKDQTLTNESAEKVIGWALSHHLMQNPEAEADARLVLPSESIQYGIGILQAIQNESKSLKKSLKDVVTENEFEKRLLADVIPPSDIGVTFDDIGALENVKDTLKELVMLPLQRPELFCKGQLTKPCKGILLFGPPGTGKTMLAKAVATEAGANFINISMSSITSKWFGEGEKYVKAVFSLASKIAPSVVFVDEVDSMLGRRENPGEHEAMRKMKNEFMVNWDGLRTKDTERVLVLAATNRPFDLDEAVIRRLPRRLMVNLPDAPNRAKILKVILAKEDLSPDVDFDAIASMTDGYSGSDLKNLCVTAAHRPIKEILEKEKKERAAAVAEGKPAPALSGSADIRPLNMDDFKYAHERVCASVSSESVNMSELLQWNELYGEGGSRRKKALSYFM; encoded by the exons ATGGTTTCAACGAGAAGAAGTGGATCTCTCTCTGGAAACAATAATATCAAGAGATCTTCTTCGTCAGAGGACAAACCTCCGTCGCCAAAGCGTCAAAAG GGTGAAAATGGTGGGACTGCGGAAAAACCGATGCCGGCGGCGGAGAATTCCAAGGATTTGTGTCCCCCTGCCGCTGCGGATCCCGCAGAATGTGGGCCTGGTGATGTTCCCATTGCAGGAGACGCTGCTGGGGAAGGTGTGAGTTCAGGGAAGGGTGAGGTGGCTCCGGCGGTGGCTTTGGTCACGCCGATCGCCGAAG GTTCTACACCGCTTGTAGTGGATAAGCCGAGGAGTTCTTTTTCGTCCTGGAGCTTGTATCAGAAGCAGAATGCAGCTTTTGAGGCATCAACGCCTTGGTGTAAACTTCTGTCACAGTCTGCACAG AATCCAAATGTAGTCATTTGCACATCCAGTTTCACTATTGGTTCAAACAAGAACTGCAATTTCCCACTGAAGGATCAGAGTGGAATTCTGTGCAAGATCAAGCACACACAG CGCGAGGGAAGTGCTGTAGCTGTTCTAGAAAGTACGGGAAGCAAGGGATCAGTGCAAGTAAATGGTGAAGTAGTCAAGAAGAACACTAGTCGCACCCTCCACTCAGGGGATGAGGTGGTTTTTGGTTTGATGGGGAACCATGCCTAT ATTTTTCAGCAAGTCATAACTGATGTTGCTGTTAAGGGTGCAGAGGTCCAGAGCAGTCTGGGAAAACTTTTGCAACTTGAAAGGAGGTCAGGAGATCCTTCAGCTGTTGCTGGGGCATCGATATTGGCATCTCTTTCAAGCCTGAGGCAAGATATATCGCGTTTTAAGTCTCCAGGTCAGAATACTGGAAAGCTCCACCAAGGGACTGAGGTGCCTGCCCAATCTGTTGTCCATGATGGTACAGAAGTAGAGGTTGACGGCTTGGAAATCAACTCAACTCCAAATGCAGGAAGTGACAAAGCTGCAGATGTTGGAGCTGTTGGCAAGAACCTTCCTCATGACCGCAACCAGGACTCTGGCACAGAGGCAGGCAAT GTATTGGAAGAAAGGAACGAGTGGGCAAGGGACTCGCAGCTGGCATCAACCTCTGGTATGTCGTTGCGGTGTGCAGTATTCAAAGAAGACATTCGTGCTGGAATTCTTGATGGGAAAAAAATAGAAGTTtcatttgatgattttccttacTATTTAAG TGAGAACACAAAAAATGTACTGATTGCGGCTTCATTTATACATCTGAGGCACAAAGAACATGTGAAGTACACTGCAGAACTAACCACCATTAATCCACGGATTTTGCTTTCTGGTCCAGCAG gttctgagatataTCAGGAGATGTTGGCGAAGGCCCTTGCTAACTACTTTGGTGCTAAATTACTCATATTTGATAGCCATTCTTTTCTGGGT GGTTTGTCTTCAAAGGAAGCTGAGTTTTTGAAGGATGGATTTAATGCAGAAAAATCCTGCATCTGTACCAAACAAAGCCCTATGATTGCCGACTCATTAAAAAGTGTGAATCCGTCAGGTCTTGAAGCAGATACACCTAGTTCTTCAAATGCACCTTCTACCTTTGGTCAGGGATCTCAACCAAAGATGGATATTGATGCTGTACCCTCTTCTTCTGGGACATCTAGGAATCTGTTGTTTAAAATAG GTGATAGAGTAAGGTACATTTCTGGTGGATTATATCCATCAGCATCTTCATCAAG GGGTCCACCTAATGGAATTCGTGGAAAGGTTGTACTAGTTTTCGAGGACAATCCTTTGTCAAAAATTGGGGTAAGGTTTGATAAACCTGTAACTGACGGGGTTGATCTTGGAGGCCTTTGCGAGGGAGGTCATGGGTACTTTTGCAATG TTACTGATCTTCGTTTGGATAATGTGGAAGATCTGGACAAGTTACTGATCAATACATTATTTGAG GCTGTACACAACGAGAGCAGAAACTATCCTTTTATTTTGTTCATGAAAGATGCAGAGAAATCAATTGCAGGAAATCCAGACACATGCTCTACATTTAAAAGCAAACTTGAAAAGCTTCCTGATAATGTGGTAGCAATTGCTTCACACACACAAACTGACAATCGCAAAGAAAAG TCGCATCCTGGAGGTCTTCTTTTCACAAAATTTGGTAGCAATCAAACTGCACTTCTTGACTTGGCTTTTCCG GACAGCTTTGGAAGACTTCATGACAGAGGGAAAGAAGTGCCAAAGGCAACAAAAGTTCTGACTAAACTTTTCCCGAATAAAGTAGTTATTCACATGCCACAG GATGAGGTGCTTCTAGCATCTTGGAAGCATCAATTGGATCGAGATGTAGAAACCCTCAAAATGAAGGGGAATTTGAATCACCTTCGTGCT GTTCTGAGTCGGAGTGGGATGGAATGTGAAGGACTTGAGACCTTATGCATCAAGGACCAGACACTGACAAATGAAA GCGCAGAGAAGGTAATTGGTTGGGCTTTAAGCCATCATCTAATGCAGAATCCTGAAGCTGAAGCTGATGCAAGACTTGTTTTACCCAGTGAGAG CATCCAGTATGGGATTGGGATCCTGCAGGCCATCCAGAATGAATCTAAAAGCCTGAAGAAGTCTCTCAAG GATGTCGTAACAGAAAATGAGTTTGAGAAAAGGCTTTTGGCTGATGTTATTCCACCTAGTGACATTGGGGTTACATTTGATGATATTGGAGCTCTTGAGAATGTTAAGGATACTTTGAAAGAGTTGGTGATGCTTCCTTTACAGAGGCCTGAGCTTTTCTGCAAGGGGCAATTAACCAAG CCTTGCAAGGGCATACTTTTATTTGGACCTCCTGGAACCGGAAAGACTATGCTTGCAAAGGCTGTGGCAACTGAAGCTGGTGCAAATTTCATCAATATTTCAATGTCAAGCATAACATCTAAG TGGTTTGGTGAGGGTGAGAAGTATGTGAAAGCTGTCTTCTCCCTGGCTAGCAAAATTGCCCCTAGTGTTGTCTTTGTTGATGAG GTTGACAGCATGTTGGGCAGGAGGGAAAATCCAGGGGAGCACGAAGCCATGAGGAAGATGAAAAATGAATTTATGGTGAATTGGGATGGGCTACGCACCAAAGATACGGAAAGAGTTCTTGTACTTGCAGCAACAAATAGGCCTTTTGACCTTGATGAGGCTGTCATTAGAAGGCTGCCTCGGAG GTTGATGGTAAATTTGCCTGATGCTCCAAATAGAGCAAAGATACTGAAAGTTATTTTGGCAAAGGAGGATTTGTCCCCTGATGTTGATTTTGATGCTATTGCAAGTATGACGGATGGATATTCTGGAAGTGATCTTAAG AACCTATGCGTAACTGCTGCTCATCGCCCAATTAAAGAGATTctggaaaaagagaagaag GAACGCGCTGCAGCTGTAGCAGAAGGTAAACCTGCTCCAGCTTTAAGCGGAAGTGCTGATATCCGGCCTCTTAACATGGATGATTTTAAATATGCTCATGAACGG GTATGTGCAAGTGTTTCATCCGAGTCTGTTAACATGAGTGAGTTGTTACAATGGAATGAACTCTATGGCGAAGGCGGCTCTAGAAGAAAGAAGGCACTAAGctattttatgtaa
- the LOC110599823 gene encoding uncharacterized protein LOC110599823 isoform X4, with protein sequence MVSTRRSGSLSGNNNIKRSSSSEDKPPSPKRQKGENGGTAEKPMPAAENSKDLCPPAAADPAECGPGDVPIAGDAAGEGVSSGKGEVAPAVALVTPIAEGSTPLVVDKPRSSFSSWSLYQKQNAAFEASTPWCKLLSQSAQNPNVVICTSSFTIGSNKNCNFPLKDQSGILCKIKHTQREGSAVAVLESTGSKGSVQVNGEVVKKNTSRTLHSGDEVVFGLMGNHAYIFQQVITDVAVKGAEVQSSLGKLLQLERRSGDPSAVAGASILASLSSLRQDISRFKSPGQNTGKLHQGTEVPAQSVVHDGTEVEVDGLEINSTPNAGSDKAADVGAVGKNLPHDRNQDSGTEVLEERNEWARDSQLASTSGMSLRCAVFKEDIRAGILDGKKIEVSFDDFPYYLSENTKNVLIAASFIHLRHKEHVKYTAELTTINPRILLSGPAGSEIYQEMLAKALANYFGAKLLIFDSHSFLGGLSSKEAEFLKDGFNAEKSCICTKQSPMIADSLKSVNPSGLEADTPSSSNAPSTFGQGSQPKMDIDAVPSSSGTSRNLLFKIGDRVRYISGGLYPSASSSRGPPNGIRGKVVLVFEDNPLSKIGVRFDKPVTDGVDLGGLCEGGHGYFCNVTDLRLDNVEDLDKLLINTLFEAVHNESRNYPFILFMKDAEKSIAGNPDTCSTFKSKLEKLPDNVVAIASHTQTDNRKEKSHPGGLLFTKFGSNQTALLDLAFPDSFGRLHDRGKEVPKATKVLTKLFPNKVVIHMPQDEVLLASWKHQLDRDVETLKMKGNLNHLRAVLSRSGMECEGLETLCIKDQTLTNESAEKVIGWALSHHLMQNPEAEADARLVLPSESIQYGIGILQAIQNESKSLKKSLKDVVTENEFEKRLLADVIPPSDIGVTFDDIGALENVKDTLKELVMLPLQRPELFCKGQLTKPCKGILLFGPPGTGKTMLAKAVATEAGANFINISMSSITSKWFGEGEKYVKAVFSLASKIAPSVVFVDEVDSMLGRRENPGEHEAMRKMKNEFMVNWDGLRTKDTERVLVLAATNRPFDLDEAVIRRLPRRLMVNLPDAPNRAKILKVILAKEDLSPDVDFDAIASMTDGYSGSDLKNLCVTAAHRPIKEILEKEKKERAAAVAEGKPAPALSGSADIRPLNMDDFKYAHERVCASVSSESVNMSELLQWNELYGEGGSRRKKALSYFM encoded by the exons ATGGTTTCAACGAGAAGAAGTGGATCTCTCTCTGGAAACAATAATATCAAGAGATCTTCTTCGTCAGAGGACAAACCTCCGTCGCCAAAGCGTCAAAAG GGTGAAAATGGTGGGACTGCGGAAAAACCGATGCCGGCGGCGGAGAATTCCAAGGATTTGTGTCCCCCTGCCGCTGCGGATCCCGCAGAATGTGGGCCTGGTGATGTTCCCATTGCAGGAGACGCTGCTGGGGAAGGTGTGAGTTCAGGGAAGGGTGAGGTGGCTCCGGCGGTGGCTTTGGTCACGCCGATCGCCGAAG GTTCTACACCGCTTGTAGTGGATAAGCCGAGGAGTTCTTTTTCGTCCTGGAGCTTGTATCAGAAGCAGAATGCAGCTTTTGAGGCATCAACGCCTTGGTGTAAACTTCTGTCACAGTCTGCACAG AATCCAAATGTAGTCATTTGCACATCCAGTTTCACTATTGGTTCAAACAAGAACTGCAATTTCCCACTGAAGGATCAGAGTGGAATTCTGTGCAAGATCAAGCACACACAG CGCGAGGGAAGTGCTGTAGCTGTTCTAGAAAGTACGGGAAGCAAGGGATCAGTGCAAGTAAATGGTGAAGTAGTCAAGAAGAACACTAGTCGCACCCTCCACTCAGGGGATGAGGTGGTTTTTGGTTTGATGGGGAACCATGCCTAT ATTTTTCAGCAAGTCATAACTGATGTTGCTGTTAAGGGTGCAGAGGTCCAGAGCAGTCTGGGAAAACTTTTGCAACTTGAAAGGAGGTCAGGAGATCCTTCAGCTGTTGCTGGGGCATCGATATTGGCATCTCTTTCAAGCCTGAGGCAAGATATATCGCGTTTTAAGTCTCCAGGTCAGAATACTGGAAAGCTCCACCAAGGGACTGAGGTGCCTGCCCAATCTGTTGTCCATGATGGTACAGAAGTAGAGGTTGACGGCTTGGAAATCAACTCAACTCCAAATGCAGGAAGTGACAAAGCTGCAGATGTTGGAGCTGTTGGCAAGAACCTTCCTCATGACCGCAACCAGGACTCTGGCACAGAG GTATTGGAAGAAAGGAACGAGTGGGCAAGGGACTCGCAGCTGGCATCAACCTCTGGTATGTCGTTGCGGTGTGCAGTATTCAAAGAAGACATTCGTGCTGGAATTCTTGATGGGAAAAAAATAGAAGTTtcatttgatgattttccttacTATTTAAG TGAGAACACAAAAAATGTACTGATTGCGGCTTCATTTATACATCTGAGGCACAAAGAACATGTGAAGTACACTGCAGAACTAACCACCATTAATCCACGGATTTTGCTTTCTGGTCCAGCAG gttctgagatataTCAGGAGATGTTGGCGAAGGCCCTTGCTAACTACTTTGGTGCTAAATTACTCATATTTGATAGCCATTCTTTTCTGGGT GGTTTGTCTTCAAAGGAAGCTGAGTTTTTGAAGGATGGATTTAATGCAGAAAAATCCTGCATCTGTACCAAACAAAGCCCTATGATTGCCGACTCATTAAAAAGTGTGAATCCGTCAGGTCTTGAAGCAGATACACCTAGTTCTTCAAATGCACCTTCTACCTTTGGTCAGGGATCTCAACCAAAGATGGATATTGATGCTGTACCCTCTTCTTCTGGGACATCTAGGAATCTGTTGTTTAAAATAG GTGATAGAGTAAGGTACATTTCTGGTGGATTATATCCATCAGCATCTTCATCAAG GGGTCCACCTAATGGAATTCGTGGAAAGGTTGTACTAGTTTTCGAGGACAATCCTTTGTCAAAAATTGGGGTAAGGTTTGATAAACCTGTAACTGACGGGGTTGATCTTGGAGGCCTTTGCGAGGGAGGTCATGGGTACTTTTGCAATG TTACTGATCTTCGTTTGGATAATGTGGAAGATCTGGACAAGTTACTGATCAATACATTATTTGAG GCTGTACACAACGAGAGCAGAAACTATCCTTTTATTTTGTTCATGAAAGATGCAGAGAAATCAATTGCAGGAAATCCAGACACATGCTCTACATTTAAAAGCAAACTTGAAAAGCTTCCTGATAATGTGGTAGCAATTGCTTCACACACACAAACTGACAATCGCAAAGAAAAG TCGCATCCTGGAGGTCTTCTTTTCACAAAATTTGGTAGCAATCAAACTGCACTTCTTGACTTGGCTTTTCCG GACAGCTTTGGAAGACTTCATGACAGAGGGAAAGAAGTGCCAAAGGCAACAAAAGTTCTGACTAAACTTTTCCCGAATAAAGTAGTTATTCACATGCCACAG GATGAGGTGCTTCTAGCATCTTGGAAGCATCAATTGGATCGAGATGTAGAAACCCTCAAAATGAAGGGGAATTTGAATCACCTTCGTGCT GTTCTGAGTCGGAGTGGGATGGAATGTGAAGGACTTGAGACCTTATGCATCAAGGACCAGACACTGACAAATGAAA GCGCAGAGAAGGTAATTGGTTGGGCTTTAAGCCATCATCTAATGCAGAATCCTGAAGCTGAAGCTGATGCAAGACTTGTTTTACCCAGTGAGAG CATCCAGTATGGGATTGGGATCCTGCAGGCCATCCAGAATGAATCTAAAAGCCTGAAGAAGTCTCTCAAG GATGTCGTAACAGAAAATGAGTTTGAGAAAAGGCTTTTGGCTGATGTTATTCCACCTAGTGACATTGGGGTTACATTTGATGATATTGGAGCTCTTGAGAATGTTAAGGATACTTTGAAAGAGTTGGTGATGCTTCCTTTACAGAGGCCTGAGCTTTTCTGCAAGGGGCAATTAACCAAG CCTTGCAAGGGCATACTTTTATTTGGACCTCCTGGAACCGGAAAGACTATGCTTGCAAAGGCTGTGGCAACTGAAGCTGGTGCAAATTTCATCAATATTTCAATGTCAAGCATAACATCTAAG TGGTTTGGTGAGGGTGAGAAGTATGTGAAAGCTGTCTTCTCCCTGGCTAGCAAAATTGCCCCTAGTGTTGTCTTTGTTGATGAG GTTGACAGCATGTTGGGCAGGAGGGAAAATCCAGGGGAGCACGAAGCCATGAGGAAGATGAAAAATGAATTTATGGTGAATTGGGATGGGCTACGCACCAAAGATACGGAAAGAGTTCTTGTACTTGCAGCAACAAATAGGCCTTTTGACCTTGATGAGGCTGTCATTAGAAGGCTGCCTCGGAG GTTGATGGTAAATTTGCCTGATGCTCCAAATAGAGCAAAGATACTGAAAGTTATTTTGGCAAAGGAGGATTTGTCCCCTGATGTTGATTTTGATGCTATTGCAAGTATGACGGATGGATATTCTGGAAGTGATCTTAAG AACCTATGCGTAACTGCTGCTCATCGCCCAATTAAAGAGATTctggaaaaagagaagaag GAACGCGCTGCAGCTGTAGCAGAAGGTAAACCTGCTCCAGCTTTAAGCGGAAGTGCTGATATCCGGCCTCTTAACATGGATGATTTTAAATATGCTCATGAACGG GTATGTGCAAGTGTTTCATCCGAGTCTGTTAACATGAGTGAGTTGTTACAATGGAATGAACTCTATGGCGAAGGCGGCTCTAGAAGAAAGAAGGCACTAAGctattttatgtaa
- the LOC110599823 gene encoding uncharacterized protein LOC110599823 isoform X2 — protein sequence MVSTRRSGSLSGNNNIKRSSSSEDKPPSPKRQKGENGGTAEKPMPAAENSKDLCPPAAADPAECGPGDVPIAGDAAGEGVSSGKGEVAPAVALVTPIAEGSTPLVVDKPRSSFSSWSLYQKQNAAFEASTPWCKLLSQSAQNPNVVICTSSFTIGSNKNCNFPLKDQSGILCKIKHTQREGSAVAVLESTGSKGSVQVNGEVVKKNTSRTLHSGDEVVFGLMGNHAYIFQQVITDVAVKGAEVQSSLGKLLQLERRSGDPSAVAGASILASLSSLRQDISRFKSPGQNTGKLHQGTEVPAQSVVHDGTEVEVDGLEINSTPNAGSDKAADVGAVGKNLPHDRNQDSGTEAGNVKLSGVLEERNEWARDSQLASTSGMSLRCAVFKEDIRAGILDGKKIEVSFDDFPYYLSENTKNVLIAASFIHLRHKEHVKYTAELTTINPRILLSGPAGSEIYQEMLAKALANYFGAKLLIFDSHSFLGGLSSKEAEFLKDGFNAEKSCICTKQSPMIADSLKSVNPSGLEADTPSSSNAPSTFGQGSQPKMDIDAVPSSSGTSRNLLFKIGDRVRYISGGLYPSASSSRGPPNGIRGKVVLVFEDNPLSKIGVRFDKPVTDGVDLGGLCEGGHGYFCNVTDLRLDNVEDLDKLLINTLFEAVHNESRNYPFILFMKDAEKSIAGNPDTCSTFKSKLEKLPDNVVAIASHTQTDNRKEKSHPGGLLFTKFGSNQTALLDLAFPDSFGRLHDRGKEVPKATKVLTKLFPNKVVIHMPQDEVLLASWKHQLDRDVETLKMKGNLNHLRAVLSRSGMECEGLETLCIKDQTLTNESAEKVIGWALSHHLMQNPEAEADARLVLPSESIQYGIGILQAIQNESKSLKKSLKDVVTENEFEKRLLADVIPPSDIGVTFDDIGALENVKDTLKELVMLPLQRPELFCKGQLTKPCKGILLFGPPGTGKTMLAKAVATEAGANFINISMSSITSKWFGEGEKYVKAVFSLASKIAPSVVFVDEVDSMLGRRENPGEHEAMRKMKNEFMVNWDGLRTKDTERVLVLAATNRPFDLDEAVIRRLPRRLMVNLPDAPNRAKILKVILAKEDLSPDVDFDAIASMTDGYSGSDLKNLCVTAAHRPIKEILEKEKKERAAAVAEGKPAPALSGSADIRPLNMDDFKYAHERVCASVSSESVNMSELLQWNELYGEGGSRRKKALSYFM from the exons ATGGTTTCAACGAGAAGAAGTGGATCTCTCTCTGGAAACAATAATATCAAGAGATCTTCTTCGTCAGAGGACAAACCTCCGTCGCCAAAGCGTCAAAAG GGTGAAAATGGTGGGACTGCGGAAAAACCGATGCCGGCGGCGGAGAATTCCAAGGATTTGTGTCCCCCTGCCGCTGCGGATCCCGCAGAATGTGGGCCTGGTGATGTTCCCATTGCAGGAGACGCTGCTGGGGAAGGTGTGAGTTCAGGGAAGGGTGAGGTGGCTCCGGCGGTGGCTTTGGTCACGCCGATCGCCGAAG GTTCTACACCGCTTGTAGTGGATAAGCCGAGGAGTTCTTTTTCGTCCTGGAGCTTGTATCAGAAGCAGAATGCAGCTTTTGAGGCATCAACGCCTTGGTGTAAACTTCTGTCACAGTCTGCACAG AATCCAAATGTAGTCATTTGCACATCCAGTTTCACTATTGGTTCAAACAAGAACTGCAATTTCCCACTGAAGGATCAGAGTGGAATTCTGTGCAAGATCAAGCACACACAG CGCGAGGGAAGTGCTGTAGCTGTTCTAGAAAGTACGGGAAGCAAGGGATCAGTGCAAGTAAATGGTGAAGTAGTCAAGAAGAACACTAGTCGCACCCTCCACTCAGGGGATGAGGTGGTTTTTGGTTTGATGGGGAACCATGCCTAT ATTTTTCAGCAAGTCATAACTGATGTTGCTGTTAAGGGTGCAGAGGTCCAGAGCAGTCTGGGAAAACTTTTGCAACTTGAAAGGAGGTCAGGAGATCCTTCAGCTGTTGCTGGGGCATCGATATTGGCATCTCTTTCAAGCCTGAGGCAAGATATATCGCGTTTTAAGTCTCCAGGTCAGAATACTGGAAAGCTCCACCAAGGGACTGAGGTGCCTGCCCAATCTGTTGTCCATGATGGTACAGAAGTAGAGGTTGACGGCTTGGAAATCAACTCAACTCCAAATGCAGGAAGTGACAAAGCTGCAGATGTTGGAGCTGTTGGCAAGAACCTTCCTCATGACCGCAACCAGGACTCTGGCACAGAGGCAGGCAATGTAAAACTCTCTGGG GTATTGGAAGAAAGGAACGAGTGGGCAAGGGACTCGCAGCTGGCATCAACCTCTGGTATGTCGTTGCGGTGTGCAGTATTCAAAGAAGACATTCGTGCTGGAATTCTTGATGGGAAAAAAATAGAAGTTtcatttgatgattttccttacTATTTAAG TGAGAACACAAAAAATGTACTGATTGCGGCTTCATTTATACATCTGAGGCACAAAGAACATGTGAAGTACACTGCAGAACTAACCACCATTAATCCACGGATTTTGCTTTCTGGTCCAGCAG gttctgagatataTCAGGAGATGTTGGCGAAGGCCCTTGCTAACTACTTTGGTGCTAAATTACTCATATTTGATAGCCATTCTTTTCTGGGT GGTTTGTCTTCAAAGGAAGCTGAGTTTTTGAAGGATGGATTTAATGCAGAAAAATCCTGCATCTGTACCAAACAAAGCCCTATGATTGCCGACTCATTAAAAAGTGTGAATCCGTCAGGTCTTGAAGCAGATACACCTAGTTCTTCAAATGCACCTTCTACCTTTGGTCAGGGATCTCAACCAAAGATGGATATTGATGCTGTACCCTCTTCTTCTGGGACATCTAGGAATCTGTTGTTTAAAATAG GTGATAGAGTAAGGTACATTTCTGGTGGATTATATCCATCAGCATCTTCATCAAG GGGTCCACCTAATGGAATTCGTGGAAAGGTTGTACTAGTTTTCGAGGACAATCCTTTGTCAAAAATTGGGGTAAGGTTTGATAAACCTGTAACTGACGGGGTTGATCTTGGAGGCCTTTGCGAGGGAGGTCATGGGTACTTTTGCAATG TTACTGATCTTCGTTTGGATAATGTGGAAGATCTGGACAAGTTACTGATCAATACATTATTTGAG GCTGTACACAACGAGAGCAGAAACTATCCTTTTATTTTGTTCATGAAAGATGCAGAGAAATCAATTGCAGGAAATCCAGACACATGCTCTACATTTAAAAGCAAACTTGAAAAGCTTCCTGATAATGTGGTAGCAATTGCTTCACACACACAAACTGACAATCGCAAAGAAAAG TCGCATCCTGGAGGTCTTCTTTTCACAAAATTTGGTAGCAATCAAACTGCACTTCTTGACTTGGCTTTTCCG GACAGCTTTGGAAGACTTCATGACAGAGGGAAAGAAGTGCCAAAGGCAACAAAAGTTCTGACTAAACTTTTCCCGAATAAAGTAGTTATTCACATGCCACAG GATGAGGTGCTTCTAGCATCTTGGAAGCATCAATTGGATCGAGATGTAGAAACCCTCAAAATGAAGGGGAATTTGAATCACCTTCGTGCT GTTCTGAGTCGGAGTGGGATGGAATGTGAAGGACTTGAGACCTTATGCATCAAGGACCAGACACTGACAAATGAAA GCGCAGAGAAGGTAATTGGTTGGGCTTTAAGCCATCATCTAATGCAGAATCCTGAAGCTGAAGCTGATGCAAGACTTGTTTTACCCAGTGAGAG CATCCAGTATGGGATTGGGATCCTGCAGGCCATCCAGAATGAATCTAAAAGCCTGAAGAAGTCTCTCAAG GATGTCGTAACAGAAAATGAGTTTGAGAAAAGGCTTTTGGCTGATGTTATTCCACCTAGTGACATTGGGGTTACATTTGATGATATTGGAGCTCTTGAGAATGTTAAGGATACTTTGAAAGAGTTGGTGATGCTTCCTTTACAGAGGCCTGAGCTTTTCTGCAAGGGGCAATTAACCAAG CCTTGCAAGGGCATACTTTTATTTGGACCTCCTGGAACCGGAAAGACTATGCTTGCAAAGGCTGTGGCAACTGAAGCTGGTGCAAATTTCATCAATATTTCAATGTCAAGCATAACATCTAAG TGGTTTGGTGAGGGTGAGAAGTATGTGAAAGCTGTCTTCTCCCTGGCTAGCAAAATTGCCCCTAGTGTTGTCTTTGTTGATGAG GTTGACAGCATGTTGGGCAGGAGGGAAAATCCAGGGGAGCACGAAGCCATGAGGAAGATGAAAAATGAATTTATGGTGAATTGGGATGGGCTACGCACCAAAGATACGGAAAGAGTTCTTGTACTTGCAGCAACAAATAGGCCTTTTGACCTTGATGAGGCTGTCATTAGAAGGCTGCCTCGGAG GTTGATGGTAAATTTGCCTGATGCTCCAAATAGAGCAAAGATACTGAAAGTTATTTTGGCAAAGGAGGATTTGTCCCCTGATGTTGATTTTGATGCTATTGCAAGTATGACGGATGGATATTCTGGAAGTGATCTTAAG AACCTATGCGTAACTGCTGCTCATCGCCCAATTAAAGAGATTctggaaaaagagaagaag GAACGCGCTGCAGCTGTAGCAGAAGGTAAACCTGCTCCAGCTTTAAGCGGAAGTGCTGATATCCGGCCTCTTAACATGGATGATTTTAAATATGCTCATGAACGG GTATGTGCAAGTGTTTCATCCGAGTCTGTTAACATGAGTGAGTTGTTACAATGGAATGAACTCTATGGCGAAGGCGGCTCTAGAAGAAAGAAGGCACTAAGctattttatgtaa